The Syntrophus gentianae nucleotide sequence GCAAAAAAAATCGATATTCTTACGCAATAAATCCATTTTTGAAGCGGCAGCAGACTTTGAAGGGGAAGAAAAAGGAACAAATTTGTAGAAATTCATCCATTAGAGAACAAAATTGTTACATAATGAATATCAATCACCAGGGACCCGACACTTGAATATGACTCGCCGATGGCATATATTGATACCGGAAAGAGCGGCAGAGCGGACAAGCTAAAAAAGCGGAAACGATGAGGATTTTTAAATGACCGATTTAAAATGGATATTTCCGGAGGTGACCTCATGTTTATCGTCCTGATCAACTTCCCATCGATTAAAGCAGGTAAGGAAGCCGAGTTCGAGGAATGGTTTGCCTGGTCAAACCAACAGTTTGCCCGCTTTAATGGTTTTGTTGGCAGGCGGCTTTTAAAGCCCATCGGAGGCGGCCGTTATGCAGCGGTCGTAGAATTTGAATCTGAGGATAATTTCAGGGCAATGCACGGAAGCGCCGAGCATGACGAAGCCGGCGACCGTGTCCGCCCTCTTTTGCAGGGCAGCCCGACCCCCCAGTTTTACGAAGTGATCGTCGAATAGAAATAGGGAGAAGAAAGTCGGCAGAAGATCGGCGAAGCTCTCTTGAGAAGAGGTGCGCATTGTCTGCAGAGGAATCTCACGATGGATCTACCCTTATATCTTGAGGACGTTTTGAATGAACAGTCCTACCACGACGCTTATTCCGAAAAGGAGCCCCAGGATTTTAAAGACCTCCTGCTTCTCTTTTTCCTCTCTGAACAAAACGAGGATTCCCAGTCCGGCCCCTGCACATAGACCGGCGATCATCGATCCGTAGGTAATGGCGCCTTTGAGATACAGCTCCGTTATGGCGACAGATGCCGCACAGTTTGGTATCAATCCCACCAACGCCGCCACAAAGGGCTGCAGAAAGCTCTGTCCAAGAAACAATTTTCCGAAGGCTTCTTCCCCCATATAATAAACGGCGCCGTTGATCAACAGGGAGATGGCGAAGATAAAAGCGAATATCTTCGTCGTATGAATCATCGGGTGGAGAAAAATCTCTCTGGGGTTGAAGTGCTCTGCAGAGGGACTTGTGCTGTGACCGCAGCAGGCTTCCTGGTCCAGGACGATTTCGTGATGGTGACTTACATCGTCCTGGCCCAGGGCACAAACGTTGATGTGGTCAAGGATGGTTTGATTACTCTTTCTAAAAAGCAAATCAAGAGAATAACCCGCAACCAGGCCAATCCCCATCTTTGTCAACAGGAGAGGCCAGATGAGTCCAGCCTTATCGGGACGGGCCAGAATAATCGGAATCGCCTCATCTGAGGTCGAAAGATAGACGGCCAGCAGGGTTCCGATCGTCAAAAGTCTCTGGGTGTACAGAGCCGTCGCAACGACGGAAATGCCGCACTGCGGCAGGCTGCCGGCCACGGCCCCCACGGTGGGACCTGCGGCTCCCGCTTTTTGGACAAAGGCGATGATCCTGCTGCCGAACTTGTATTCAACAAGTTCTATCCCGATATAAATGACCAGCAGGAGCGGGACCATCGTGATCGTATCCTTGAAGGCGTCTAAGAAAACATCGTACACGGATTCACCTTTCCCGATCTATGGATTATTGCAGCGGCACAAACGGCAGAGGCCACTGATACTGATATGTTCGATGGAAACACCCTGTTGATCGATCATCTTCTTTAATGGGCCGCTCAGGACGAAAGAGGTCATGCAGATCATTCTGCCGCAGGCCCGACAGATGAAATGGGGATGGGACGGCGAAAAAGCGTTCGCCCTTTCGTAATAGTGAATGCCCCGCCTGGACTCGAACTCCCGGATCATGCCTTTCCGGGTGAAGGAAGAGAGAATCCTGTACACGGTTACCCTGTTAATCTTCTGTGGACTTCCAAGGCGCAGAAAAATATCATTTGCCGTGAGGGGAGAATCCGCGGAATTCAGAATATTGAGAACGGCCAGGCGTTGAGCTGTTTTGCGAAGGCCCGCCTCCCTGAGAGCTCCTACGGCAGCGGAGGATGACGTCTCTGCTTTCATGGGACCGTCATACAATAGTTGCAACTCATTTGCAAATAGAATCCATCCTGGGAACATCTCCCGCAATTCCCGGCTGACAGGGTCCTTCATCGCCCCTTGATGAACTTGTTACTGCCGCTGTAACCGGCACCCCTGAGTTCGACCATTTCGAAACGAAAAATCCTTCCTCCAGCGGAGGGTGTCTCATTAAACATCTTATAATTTTAATGATTTTTCAACTTTATTGGGATATAAAATAATGTCACTGACCAACTAATGATTCCAAATATCCATATCAACACGCAAGGGAGGTTTCTTATGCAAATCGACATGCACTACGGAGCGATATACTACCTGGCCAGTTTGGCTGGAATTGGAGAAGAGGAAGCAGAAAAAATTGCCTGGTCATCCCAGTTTGTCGATGATGCGGAGTTTGGAGGCACAGTGCAGTTCAGCGATGGCCAAGGCTGCATATGCAGCAACTCTGCACATCGGTATATCACAGACAACATGAGTGCTCATGGGAGACTGGTATGGATTCCTTACCATTTTGTTCCGGATACAAAAACCCAAGGTTCTTTTCTTGATAGATTGAAGTGCAAGCAAAACAGTGACCTGGCTGGGGCTGCGGTACAGGCGGCATTGGACGAGACAGATTCCATTTCCCGGCCCTATCGTTTTGGTGTTGCGCTTCATGCATACGCCGATACCTGGTCGCACTACGAGTTTACCGGCCTCTGGTCTGACTCCAACCTCATAGACCACGTTGAACCCGTCAATGTTGGTCAGAATTGGTGGGAGTCGTTGAAAGCCGATGCCGGCAGCGTTTACGCAACTCTGAAAGGGAGACAGGAAAGCGCCCTCGGACATCTCCTGGCTGACAAGTGCCCGGATCTTCCTTACCTCGTGTGGCGATATCGCGTCACCGCAGGATTGGGCCTGATCCCCAGAAACAACCCGGAAGATTACCGGAAGGCCATGAGGGCCATATACTCATACATGATTTCGTACTCGGGATCCGCTTTGACCCCGGATATTCCCCAGGAGCACGAAAAAATCTTGAATGTACTGATTGAACAGCAGGAAGATGATCCCGGGAAGCGACTCTCGCAGTGGAGCAAGGCCATCTCCAGGAAATTCCACAGGGCACTCCCCGAGTATCAAGAGGAAAAGTGGATTGACGATGCCTTGGGAAAGAAATGGAAAAAGGACAAGTGCATCATTTCCGATGCCACCTATCATAGTTTTATCAAAAGTCATTACTGGCAGTTCTGCGAAGCACTCCGGAAACATTCGGACATTATTGTGTCACTATTAGCCAGGCAAGGATTGTATCTCGTTTAGCGACGGAACCGGGGGCTCGGTCACACTTGACCTGTCATTTGGGGATACAGGAAAGAATGATTATCCGGGAGATTTTTGCCAAATCCGTCCTCTCCAAATCTCAGGTGTACGACTATGCCCTCAATCCCTACGTGGGCTGCAGCCATGGATGTCGGTACTGCTATGCGGCGTTCATGAAACGGTTTACCGGTCACAAGGAAAAATGGGGAGACTTCGTTGATGTCAAGATCAATGCTCCAGAGCTGCTGGCCGGAGAAATCAAGAAGAAAGGGATGGGCAGGGTCTGGATCAGCGGTGTCTGCGATCCTTACCAGGCTGTAGAAAAGAAGTATCGGCTGACGCGCAGATGCATCGAGATCCTTTTGGAAAATTCCTGGCCGGTGACGATCCAGACGAAATCCTCTCTCGTCTTGCGGGATATCGAAATCCTGGAAAGGGGAAAAGACGTCGAAGTCGGCTTTTCCATCACAACGGCGGATGAAAGAATCCGGAATCTCTTCGAGCCTGGCGCCGCTCCGATTCAGGCAAGAATTTCCTCCCTGGATACTCTGCATTCCAGAAAAATTCGAACTTTTGCCATGATCGCCCCGCTTCTCCCTGGTGCTGAGGGATTGGATGAAGAACTATCGGGAAAGGTCGATTACGTCCTGATTGACCGGCTCAATTATTCCTATGCCAATCAGATTTACAGGGAAAACAAATTGGAATGGGCCAAGGAGGATTCTTTTTTCTTTCAGAAGGCCCAGGCGTTGAAGGAAGGATTCGAAAGAAAGGGCATTCCTGTCGAAGTTCTCTTTTGACCATACGCCAGCGGGGTAAGATACAAGATGCGGCAATGAAGGAAATCCTGCGCAGGCGGGCGTTGGTGAATCATTGGGAACCGGAGGCGGAATCGAGTCCCGTCAGGCGGCGGAGATTGCCCCCGAGGATGCATTCCCTTTCCCGATCGGGAAGGGGCAGGGAGAGGACCTTCTGGAGTTCATTTTTCATCGTGCCGAAGGGGATGTCCGACCCGAAGAGAATCCGCTCGGCCCCCACTTCCTCGACGAAGCGCCGGATGGTCTGCGGTGCGGCCAGGGCTGTATCGAAAAAGATGTGCTCATTCTTCTTGAAGGCGGCGAGGAAATCCAGGGGATTTCCTCCCAGCATCCCCAAGTGGGGAATGATCAGGTTCAGTTTTCCGGAGCGCTTTGCCAGGGCTTCGGTAAAATTCAGCTCTTCCTCAACGATGAGGGGCAGCCCGACAGCCTCCGATTCCTCCAGAAATTCCGGCAGTTTTGGATCATCAAGGACCTTGTAGTTGGAGGAACAATCCGAAATCCCCCGTGTCCAGTGCCATTTTCCCCCGTAAAAACCTTGCTCCCGGGGGATCGTCCGCAGGTCATCGGGGATGTAATAATAGGGGATAAACTGGGACACGCGGCGGGTTTCGCCCAGGAGTTCCCCGTTGATCCCTTCATCCGCCAAGGCCTGAGAGGGGAAAGGAAAGATCACGATCCGGTCAACACCGCTCTGCCGGGCCTGCCGAAGCAGTTCCTCCGTCGTCACGGTCATGCCCATTTGTGCGGAAGCCCCCCAATGGGTGTGAGAATCAATGATTTCCAATCGTCGCCATCCTGCAGCGTGGATGTGTCCTTCTATTCCAGACAGAGCTTCTGGATTTCTCCGGGCGGTTGCAGGGGATATTTACCGTTGTAGCAGGCCAGGCAGAAGGAATCGGGATTCATGTTGGCACTCTTTACCAGCCCCTCCAGACTCAGGTAATGCATGGAATCGAGACCGATGAACCGGGCGATCTCCTCTTCCATATCCCGATTGGCGGCAAGGAGTTCCCCTTTCGCGGAAAAATCGATTCCATAGGGGCAGGGGAAACGGGTCGGCGGACAACTGATCGCCATGTGGATGGACTTGGCGCCGTTTTCCCGGAGATAACGGACCCGGTTGCGGCTGGTGGTCCCCCGGACGATGGAATCTTCGACGATCAGAATCTTCTTCCCCGCCATCAGCGGCTTCACGGGATTCAGCTTCACCCTTACGGCGAAGTCCCGCATGGGCTGGGTCGGCTGAATGAAGGTCCGGCCCACATAGTGGTTGCGGATCATCCCCATTTCAAAAGGGAAACCGCTCTCTTCCGCATATCCCAAGGCGGCATAGTTGCCCGAATCGGGAAAGGGCATGACGAAATCGACATCGGGCCGGTATTCCTGAGCCAAGGCATGGCCGAACCGCTTCCGGCAGAGATAGACGTTCTGCCCGAAGATCTGGCTGTCCGGCCTGGCGAAATAAATAAGCTCAAAGATGCAGTGGGAATGAGGCATGAGAGGAAAGGGTTTCAGGCTGTGCACCCCCTGCTCATCGATCAGGACAATCTCACCCGGCTCGACGTCCCGCAGATACTGGGCGCCCACCAGATCGAAGGCGCAGGTTTCCGACGCCACGACCCAGCCGTCATTGAGACGGCCCAAGGACAGGGGACGGAATCCGCGGGGATCACGAAAGGCGATAATCGAGTTCCGAGTCAGCATGACGATGCTGTAGGCGCCCTGAACCCTCTGGAGTGCGGCTTTCAAGGCCGGTTCGATGCCCTCCTTCAAGTGCGGCGCCATAAGGTGCACGATGACCTCACTGTCCATTGTGGACTGGAAGATGGAGCCTGAATCCTCCAGCTCCCGGCGCAGGGACTGGGCATTGATCAGATTACCGTTATGCCCCAGGGCGTAATATTCTTCCCCGTGATGAACCACGAAAGGCTGGGCGTTGGACAGGGTGGAGGATCCGGTCGTGGAATAGCGGACGTGCCCGATGGCCAAGGTGCCGGGGAGGCGGGCCAGATTCTCTTCATGGAAGACTTCGGAGGCGAGTCCCATGCCCTTGTGGGTCCGGACCGTGTGCCCATCCGACGCGGCAATACCGGCGCTTTCCTGGCCCCGGTGCTGCAGGGCAAAGAGACCGAAAAAGGTGAGACGCGCGGCCTCGGGATGCCCGTACACGGCGAAAACGCCGCAGGCCTCACGAGGCTTATCTTCGACAAATGGATGATTAGATTCCATGGTTTTCATGCCCGAACCGGGTCCTTTATTTCTTTGAAGTGGTAAGCCTGCAGGGGTTTGACATCCCAGTCTCCCTCACGGACGGCCGCAACGGCCTCACACAGCGCCCCTGCCCCGGCGATGGTCGTGGAATAGAGGATGTTACAGGTCAACGCGCTGCGCCGGATGAAGTAGGCATCCTTGGTCGGCCTTCTTCCCACACTCGTGTTGATGACAAGCGCCACGTCACCGTTCTTGATCCGGTCCACGATGTGGGGCCGTCCTTCACTGACCTTGTGGACCGTTTCCGCGGGAATATCGTGGCCGCGCAGGTATGCCGCCGTTCCCCGGGTGGCCAGGAGATCGAATCCCATCTCCCGGAAACGCCGGGCAATGGGCTCGATCCTCTCCTTATGGATGTCATGAACGCTGATGAAGACCCTTCCCTTTTTGGGAATCGCAAACCCCACCGCCATCTGGGACTTGGCGAAGGCCAGCCCGAAGGAGGCATCAATCCCCATGACTTCGCCCGTGGACCGCATTTCCGGCCCCAGAACAACCTCTGCGTTGGGAAAGCGGTTGAACGGGAAAACGGCCTCCTTGACCGATACGTGCGCGGGACGGAGAGTTTCCGTAAACCCCAGGTCCTTGAGGGACTGCCCGAGCATGACCTTGGTCGCCAGCTTGGCCAGGGGGACGCCAATGGCCTTGCTGACGAAAGGCACCGTCCGTGAAGCCCGGGGGTTGACCTCCAGGAGATAGAGCACGCCGTCCTTGACGGCATACTGAATATTCATCAGGCCGATCACCTGCAGCTCCCGGGCGATCTGCTTCGTCTGTTCCTCGATCAATTGGAGAAACTCCTCGGAGAAGCTCAAGGTCGGCAGGACGCAGGCACTGTCACCGGAGTGAATACCCGCCTCCTCGATATGCTCCATGATGCCGGCCACGACCGTCTGGCTGCCGTCGCTGATGGCGTCCACATCCACTTCGATGGCATCTTCGAGGAACTGATCGATGAGGATGGGGTGGTCAGGCGAAACCTTTATCGCCCGCTCCATGTACTGGCTCAAGGTGTCGGCGTCGTAGACGATCTCCATGGAGCGTCCCCCGAGGACATAGGAGGGCCTCACCAGGACGGGATAGCCGATGCGCTCCGCCGCTTCCACGGCTCCGGGAACATCCGTCGCCGTCTCATTTTTCGGTTGGTTCAGTTTAAGCTTGTCGACGATCTCCTGGAACCGTTTCCGGTCTTCCGCCCGGTCGATGGAATCGGGCGATGTCCCGAGAATCCTCGCCCCTGCGGCCTCCAGACCTTTCGCCAGATTGAGCGGCGTCTGGCCGCCGAACTGGACGATGACGCCCTCGGGCTTCTCGCAGTCGATGATATGCAGGACATCCTCCAGGGTCACCGGTTCGAAGAAGAGCTTATCCGAGGTATCGTAATCGGTGCTCACCGTTTCGGGGTTGGAGTTGACCATCAGACTTTCATACCCCTCTTCCCGGAGGGCAAAGGAGGCATGGACGCAGCAGTAATCAAACTCGATGCCCTGCCCGATGCGGTTGGGGCCGCCGCCGATGATCAGCACCTTGCGCTTTTCCGAAGGCCGAGCCTCGCTCTCCTCCTCATAGGTGGAGTAATAATAGGGGGTATAGGCTTCAAATTCGGCCGCACAGGTATCGACGAGCTTGTAGACCGGGAGCAGATTTTCGGCATAACGGCGGGAGCGGATCTCGCTCTCCGGAAGGCCCCAGAGCTCTCCCAGCCTACGGTCCGAA carries:
- a CDS encoding antibiotic biosynthesis monooxygenase family protein, which gives rise to MFIVLINFPSIKAGKEAEFEEWFAWSNQQFARFNGFVGRRLLKPIGGGRYAAVVEFESEDNFRAMHGSAEHDEAGDRVRPLLQGSPTPQFYEVIVE
- a CDS encoding putative manganese transporter — its product is MYDVFLDAFKDTITMVPLLLVIYIGIELVEYKFGSRIIAFVQKAGAAGPTVGAVAGSLPQCGISVVATALYTQRLLTIGTLLAVYLSTSDEAIPIILARPDKAGLIWPLLLTKMGIGLVAGYSLDLLFRKSNQTILDHINVCALGQDDVSHHHEIVLDQEACCGHSTSPSAEHFNPREIFLHPMIHTTKIFAFIFAISLLINGAVYYMGEEAFGKLFLGQSFLQPFVAALVGLIPNCAASVAITELYLKGAITYGSMIAGLCAGAGLGILVLFREEKEKQEVFKILGLLFGISVVVGLFIQNVLKI
- a CDS encoding Fur family transcriptional regulator, encoding MKAETSSSAAVGALREAGLRKTAQRLAVLNILNSADSPLTANDIFLRLGSPQKINRVTVYRILSSFTRKGMIREFESRRGIHYYERANAFSPSHPHFICRACGRMICMTSFVLSGPLKKMIDQQGVSIEHISISGLCRLCRCNNP
- a CDS encoding DUF6765 family protein gives rise to the protein MQIDMHYGAIYYLASLAGIGEEEAEKIAWSSQFVDDAEFGGTVQFSDGQGCICSNSAHRYITDNMSAHGRLVWIPYHFVPDTKTQGSFLDRLKCKQNSDLAGAAVQAALDETDSISRPYRFGVALHAYADTWSHYEFTGLWSDSNLIDHVEPVNVGQNWWESLKADAGSVYATLKGRQESALGHLLADKCPDLPYLVWRYRVTAGLGLIPRNNPEDYRKAMRAIYSYMISYSGSALTPDIPQEHEKILNVLIEQQEDDPGKRLSQWSKAISRKFHRALPEYQEEKWIDDALGKKWKKDKCIISDATYHSFIKSHYWQFCEALRKHSDIIVSLLARQGLYLV
- a CDS encoding SPL family radical SAM protein translates to MIIREIFAKSVLSKSQVYDYALNPYVGCSHGCRYCYAAFMKRFTGHKEKWGDFVDVKINAPELLAGEIKKKGMGRVWISGVCDPYQAVEKKYRLTRRCIEILLENSWPVTIQTKSSLVLRDIEILERGKDVEVGFSITTADERIRNLFEPGAAPIQARISSLDTLHSRKIRTFAMIAPLLPGAEGLDEELSGKVDYVLIDRLNYSYANQIYRENKLEWAKEDSFFFQKAQALKEGFERKGIPVEVLF
- a CDS encoding amidohydrolase family protein — encoded protein: MEIIDSHTHWGASAQMGMTVTTEELLRQARQSGVDRIVIFPFPSQALADEGINGELLGETRRVSQFIPYYYIPDDLRTIPREQGFYGGKWHWTRGISDCSSNYKVLDDPKLPEFLEESEAVGLPLIVEEELNFTEALAKRSGKLNLIIPHLGMLGGNPLDFLAAFKKNEHIFFDTALAAPQTIRRFVEEVGAERILFGSDIPFGTMKNELQKVLSLPLPDRERECILGGNLRRLTGLDSASGSQ
- the purF gene encoding amidophosphoribosyltransferase; translated protein: MESNHPFVEDKPREACGVFAVYGHPEAARLTFFGLFALQHRGQESAGIAASDGHTVRTHKGMGLASEVFHEENLARLPGTLAIGHVRYSTTGSSTLSNAQPFVVHHGEEYYALGHNGNLINAQSLRRELEDSGSIFQSTMDSEVIVHLMAPHLKEGIEPALKAALQRVQGAYSIVMLTRNSIIAFRDPRGFRPLSLGRLNDGWVVASETCAFDLVGAQYLRDVEPGEIVLIDEQGVHSLKPFPLMPHSHCIFELIYFARPDSQIFGQNVYLCRKRFGHALAQEYRPDVDFVMPFPDSGNYAALGYAEESGFPFEMGMIRNHYVGRTFIQPTQPMRDFAVRVKLNPVKPLMAGKKILIVEDSIVRGTTSRNRVRYLRENGAKSIHMAISCPPTRFPCPYGIDFSAKGELLAANRDMEEEIARFIGLDSMHYLSLEGLVKSANMNPDSFCLACYNGKYPLQPPGEIQKLCLE
- the carB gene encoding carbamoyl-phosphate synthase large subunit, which gives rise to MPKREDLKKILIIGSGPIIISQACEFDYSGTQACKALREEGYSVVLINSNPATIMTDPETADRTYIEPITPEAVEKIIALERPDALLPTLGGQTGLNTAVAVAESGVLERYGVEMIGASLPVIHKAEDRELFRRAMENIGLRVPRSGFARSMEDVLTIAEEIGFPIIVRPSFTLGGTGSGVAYNREELREHARAGLEASMIHEVMLEESALGWKEYELEVMRDRADNVVIICSIENLDPMGVHTGESITVAPAQTLTDAEYQRMRNAAIAIMREIGVETGGSNVQFAVHPDTGEMIVIEMNPRVSRSSALASKATGFPIARIAAKLAIGYTLDEIPNDITRETLASFEPTLDYCVVKIPRWTFEKFPETEDFLTTSMKSVGETMAIGRTFKEALQKAVRSLEIGRFGLIEPLPAAPNLKDEIKAKLISPNSLRLFYLAAAFEFGMTLEEIHGLTSIDPWFLDQIRQIIQAEAIFRQEEQSGEMLREAKRWGFSDRRLGELWGLPESEIRSRRYAENLLPVYKLVDTCAAEFEAYTPYYYSTYEEESEARPSEKRKVLIIGGGPNRIGQGIEFDYCCVHASFALREEGYESLMVNSNPETVSTDYDTSDKLFFEPVTLEDVLHIIDCEKPEGVIVQFGGQTPLNLAKGLEAAGARILGTSPDSIDRAEDRKRFQEIVDKLKLNQPKNETATDVPGAVEAAERIGYPVLVRPSYVLGGRSMEIVYDADTLSQYMERAIKVSPDHPILIDQFLEDAIEVDVDAISDGSQTVVAGIMEHIEEAGIHSGDSACVLPTLSFSEEFLQLIEEQTKQIARELQVIGLMNIQYAVKDGVLYLLEVNPRASRTVPFVSKAIGVPLAKLATKVMLGQSLKDLGFTETLRPAHVSVKEAVFPFNRFPNAEVVLGPEMRSTGEVMGIDASFGLAFAKSQMAVGFAIPKKGRVFISVHDIHKERIEPIARRFREMGFDLLATRGTAAYLRGHDIPAETVHKVSEGRPHIVDRIKNGDVALVINTSVGRRPTKDAYFIRRSALTCNILYSTTIAGAGALCEAVAAVREGDWDVKPLQAYHFKEIKDPVRA